The Vanessa atalanta chromosome 2, ilVanAtal1.2, whole genome shotgun sequence DNA window tcaaaatatatttgatttgtgaTCTTGTGGCAGCAGTCTAATGCATATGcattaattttttagtaaacaaTCAATAATTTAGTTCCTTTTTAAAAGGTATGAGAAAGACTGCAGGCTTTTTAATGgtctatcaatattttttatagtgaaattatatattatgccaCAACTTTATGAATAGTAAATACTTTGGGAATTAAATAATTCAgcaaattatagtaaaatatttattattttatgtatttttgttatatattttattcttctaACCCTTCTTCGCCTTCTGCTTCTTCGTCAAACTCTCCTTCGTCATCAGCGGTCGCGTCTTGATATTGTTGGTACTCTGATATTAGATCATTCATATTGCTTTCAGCTTCCGTGAATTCCATTTCATCCATACCTTCTCCGGTATACCAGTGTAAGAAGGCTTTCCGCCTGAACATCGCAACAAACTGTTCCGctattcttttaaaaactaCTTGTATCGCTGTCGTGTTGCCTATGAATGTTGACGCCATCTTCAATCCACGAGGAGGTATATCACACACGGCGATTTTGCAATTATTTGGAATCCATTCTACAAAATAAGtgctgtttttattttgtatattcattatttGTTCATCAACCTCTTTCATCGACATTCGGCCTCTGAATATTGTAGCCACAGTGAGATATCTCCCATGGCGTGGGTCACATGCAACCATCATGTTCTTTGCATCAAACATTTGTAATGTTAATTCTGGAACAGTTAGAGCTCTGTATTGCTGAGCACCTCTAGACGTAAGCGGAGCAAAGCCAGGTGTATAGAAATGTAGGCGTGGGAAAGGCACCATATTGACGGCCAACTTCCGCAAATCCGCATTCAACTGTCCGGGAAAACGAAGACACGTTGTGATGCCAGACATTGTTGCGCATACCAAATGATTTAGGTCGCCATAAGTTGGTGTTGTAAGTTTTAACGTTCTGAAACATATGTCATATAAAGCTTCGTTATCCAAACTAAACGTATGGTCAGTATTTTCCACAAGCTGGTTTACTGCTAGTGTTGTATTGTATGGCTCGACAACACAGTCAGAGACTCGTGCGCTGGGGAATATCGAGAATGAAAGAATGATGCGATCGGGATACTCTTCTCGAATGCGATTGATGAGTAACGTGCCCAAACCAGAGCCAGTTCCGCCACCCAACGAGTGGCTCACTTGAAAGCCTTGCATACAGTCACAACCTTCGGCTTCACGTCTAACAACATCGAGTACAGATTCGAGGATCTCGACGCCTTCGGTGTAATGCCCTCTCGCCCAATTGTTAGCCGCACCGCCTTGTCCATACACAAAGTTATCAGGCCGGTAGAGACAACCGAACGGTCCAGAACGAACTGCATCCATAGTTGAAGGTTTGAGATCTATCAATACAGTTCTAGGGACATATTTGCCACCAGATGCTTCGTTGTAATAGACGTTGATTCGTTCCAATTGCAGATCCGAGTCACCGTGGTAACAGCCGCTGGGATCAACGCCATGCTCGTCAGAGATCACTTCCCAAAACTGAAATAGAGTAAAACATCATTATCATCAATTCGTAATATTTTGAACTTCGGATTTTGGAAAACATTTGACATAATACATACCTTTCCTCCGATTTGATTCCCACACGAACCAACTTGAAGATTAATTATTTCTCTCATCttgaaaatttatcaaattgttgataataatttactttaaaatttctaaaaaaaaatatatctaaaaatgttttgtaagttgATGCTTAACATTAACttaaaagctaataaaaaaaatagaaaaaaaattcaacaaatcACGCTGTGCTCATCTTACGATGGATTTCAGATAAATGAACTATAAATTTATCGTTCAGTTCCAAAGAtggaaattcaaatttaaattctacatTTAGTACTCattcttagttttatttttttatagcttttaCTCTATGTCCTCCAAGAAGGTATTTTTCTAAATGTCATCAAAGaaggtattataatattctctctatattatcttttaataccCGTAAATACGTACGTACTATTGGGATATTAAGTTAGAAAAATAATGCGGTTCAGTCTTTGTGTTGATTAAATTCTTGGAGAGGTACCAATTGCGAAgagatcttttaattttttaggtcTGACGATCATGGGCTAGGAGTAGTATCTCATACctgtatattgtaaaaatataaacaatcttTCAAAGACAAAAGCGACATCTTGTTATAGTTTTCACTTACTACGTATCATAGAAAATTTTCACGACTTTTCCGTAGCGACGTTCAAAAGTAACTCGATAGATGTCACCACGCGTAATAGGCTTGTTTTGTTTTCAGCGGCTATTGTCACAATGGTCATGGCGCTCGCTCGAAATGTCAGTGAGGTAGCGACTCGTTATACAATGTGAATTGTTAGTTTATCCTGTATGATGTAGCCCTGTTTGATGTGTCCCGAGTGTGTAGCGAGCGAGCGCCCGCGGCGCGATGTCAGTGGCCGAGGAAAATGCTATCGGCGAAGAGAGGAAAACGGGTTACGGCGAGGACAGCACGGATAGTGACAATGAAACGGAGAGGAAGGCATTGCTCCGCAGGATATCAACCAGCAAATGCGTGGGTCGACTGGTGAGTAGACACTGCTTGGATACCGTTTGTTTTGGAAGATAAGAGCGGCTATGTATGGGCGTGCCATCTGTCAGTGAGCGGGGCGGAGGGAGCCATGTGCCCGGGACGCGATACGATGATCAATTTTCGATAGTTTGTTTagcaatatttgattaatattttacttcgtTTAATTGAATGTTATTAATCGAAGCTAAGATTGCTGTATGTAATGAAATTTTCTTGTCTCAAAAATTTCTACATTTCgctcgaaatatttttataatatgttttaatcacTTAATTATCGAAAATttaggtataatttaaaaaaaaatacctaagacATCTATCTacgttctttattttaattatcaaatatttgcaCCTTAAAAAATTCGACgttattttgcttttaaaatataattatagtaatataaaataaattaaacgccaattaaaaataaatacaaaccgATATCATTACGACTTTATTTGAAAAGGGAGcagtttaaatatagttaatataatattacaggtacttatatgttatatttattatttacacatttaggtatattaagaagtatttttttttccaagcTAGAAAACTTTTCTGTAGTAGTAATGAGTAATAAAGTTTTCCCGCGCAGTAAATTAAAAGGCTCCGGAGCTTAGCCAAAGACTaagaaaattttttttatcggattaaatgaaattgataCACATTATTAGGCAAATATATGTTCATTGAAATTTCATAcacatattacaatatataaacttgTTATACTGTGACTTTATAAATAGCTACCATAAGCATTATATATAaacgttgtttttattaattttggaaaacacatttttttttggcGTGTGTCTATGCTTCTTGAgcgcaaaatattctgccaatgtcaCGTATAAAAGAGCActtgtagaatatattttatacaagtcCTAAATTTAGTTCAATAATAggtaaattaatgaataaggtTCCATAATACCTAACTAATGTACAATAAGTGCAGCCTACATAGATGTCCTGCGGTTTCAGCGCTTTCAGTGAAAGTATGCCATTAGTACTAAAAGCCTTAATTACcacattctataaataatatacaacgatgtaattattttaaaacgcaaCTGCAGTTAGTCTAATGGTTTCTTTGTCAATCGAtccagttaaatataaaattaaacactacatGAGGGTAACCCATactgtatataaatagtaacaatacgtaaaaatagtttttacgtAGCGAACTTCTGTAAAAAAACTGATTCTTTTAGATTttgataaagaataaaatatatgatataagcaAGTGTGTTATGGTGATGATTACCATGGTGTTATTATGAATAGACCCggttttatttacgttatttatcGAGGAATTTAAAAGGAGAAGCAGGAAAATGATTAGGGCTTACTCTGATGGTGAGCGTGGTTTTCTGtacaaatcatataaatatatattttttttatattaggtctgttttttttatacataagttATCATCTAATCCAGTTACATTAAAACGTTAAACATATATCGAGGCTTGCCTTTAATCTGTTCTATGGTTTGGTAATCCTTACCACGAAATTTTTCGATACGCTTAGggaatttaaactatatatatttttataattggtgtaaataaaatgtatttatatcattcactcctattttcatatttctttttggatttttaaaaaataagtaagttaCTTTAGTCTAGAACTACACTATATTAAAGACTCAGAAGTTACACTATGTTAAAGATTGTGATGCAGGATTTTTCCACAGAATCTACTCCTAAATCAGATTGCACAGCGATCTAGCTGTGAGATCAGTAAACCACCCaacccaaaaatattattttctacaaaTACCCTTTAtaagctaaaaaatattatttttatttctcgaaGAGCGTTACTGTTCAAATTCGTTTCTGCTCGCTTCAATAACCGTTTCTATCACGGTAAATTCTCTGTCACGTATTGTCAATTTGTTTTTGGAATACAGAGTATTCCTTTTTAGCGATAGTATttatggtatttaaaaaaaaataatattataataaatctttgaaattagGGTTTTAATAATAGAcaagaatcaaataaaatttaactttaataaaattacggtTATTTAAGGTGTAACATGAtttctctaaatatatattaatcttcacatttaaaaaataatccgtCCGAATTAAACTACCAAAACATCTGTACATTTGAACTATGGAACTATAGGCTGAAAGTCCACTGAGAATTGAatttatgtattcataataataaacattaaattaatttaaatcatacctaataattaacaaaaacatagattattttcttatacacgaaaagtttaataaattttctcttatgttatcaaaaaaaatctgaaaaatttTTTGTAGGTAGTTATTCCATGTTCTCAAATTACAGTTCTAATAAACATATCCGCGTTATTTGGAAACAAGCTACgactatattaaatgatatatcgTCCCAATATTAAATGTGTTCATAAATTTTTCAAGCTTTGTGTAAGCCATCAACCGCCTAACTGTcacacgtttttatttatttttggggCGAGGATACATGTATATTGATGGACCtgagttaaattaaaacctattttaatggtatttaaaaaaataattaaaatattcttacttaataatataagcatCGTATTGCAAACATTTAAAATCTCCAACTTAAGAGATGGTTTGATAGACAgggaactatattttatttacaatagaatATTATCGAAATACATCTTGAACGTGGCGCATTTTCAATGGACGATTAGCTTTATCTCACTGTTTACATAGAAATACAGTTCGCATATCATAATGGATTGATGTTAGCACATGTATGACCCGACTAGTATCGTTATGAGACTGTTAAACCTATGTTTACAGACGCTTATTAACTCAACAGGGTAACAATTTTTGTAGCTCAGATAAAAATTGTcgtaaaagttataatttataaaaagaattgtatattttttcgtatCTTATGTGTATTGAGTATGAATTCATTATgcataagagccgagatggcccagtggttagaacacgtccaccttaaccgatgatttcgggttaaaacccaggaaagcaccactgaattttcatgtgtttaatttgtgtttataattcagctcgtgttcggcggtgaaggaaaacatcgtgaggaaaccggcatgtgtataatttcaacgaaattctgccacatgtgtattccaccaacccgcattggagcagcgtggggaatatttttaatgttattatgcatgtatttatttaacacaaagtttttattctataatcgAAAGACAATTAATTCCATCAGTATTCTAAGGCCAGGTGGCAACTGAGCGGCTAGCCGCGTTACGGACAGCCGTCCATGTGGCTACACTATGCTGTTGTAAATGCGGCTAGCTTGGTGGCGAAAAGCCGTAACTGCAATCGGTACTTGTGAACTACCGCGACTGGAGCGGTTGGCCGGCATTAGAATCTTTCtacaaataacaaattgttgtacttattttttgtttgtaccGTCTGACCGCATAACGTGTAGGTACCCCCCTAAGGTGGACTGATTACAATTTGAAATTGCATTGCTTTTTGTATCATTGTTTTTCATGTTATGCATACAGTACagataataaacaaacatacacaTTTCATTGTGAAAGCTGTAcacaataaatagtttttattgttttatcttcAAGtttatatgattgtatttaataactGGTGGTAGAACGCTATCAACaacaattagtatttttgtgttccagtgtACAGGCTGAGTGATCCATTATAACTACAGGTACagaggacataacattttagcgtCCCAGGTTGGTTTGCGCattagcaatgtaaggaatggttaatagaACACCATTTCTCTGcgagtggtggtgaccacttaccatcagatagcctAGTGCCCGTTTGTCCAcctatgttattttaaagaagtattatagcactgtatataattataatttgatagaaGTGATTTTGATAACCTTCAGATCAATCAGTCAGATCGAGGGTTGAAGtttgaaaaataatcatttacttCACTTGCTTTATTTGTGCTCCGGGTAGGAAAATGTCGTGAGAAACCCGcacgtgtcggatgaaattcttcCACGTCAACTCGCACTGGAGCACtgttgtggaataagctccgaGCATATTTTTATCGAATGGTAGCTCAGCTTTAGAACATTTACGAcctgtaatttattatactactaGTTTCTACCTGCGGCTTCGTTCGCGTACACACGCATGTCAGCTCGGTATTTGAAAGTTCGGTAACACGACCGAGAACATGCACATTAAGCGCGTAAGTAGTTAGTTGGAACTGTCTCCGTTCGTGTTGGATTGATTACAGATTGTTTTCGACTAAGATTATTgtcgtaataatataaaaataataatcaacgcCATCTAGGCGATACAAAGCACAGCTTTGTAATGTTGAATGATATCCATAAActgttttagttattatatttttaatctgtaggtCTTTCGGTTCAAGAATTCGtcgttatttgaaatttaattggtTCAGTCAATTGCTCGCCAACTATCACCTTGtttcatttgattataaaatccaaagttctttgttaaattatgataattatttacattatatagttAAGCCACCATTCGGATTCAAATTCCCGGTAGTGTGAAATGACgcgtatttttgttaataagtcaAAAGTGTTGtcgctttaattattaattgatgacGTAGTAATACATACAATTGCATTTTTGATATTGTATTCGTTTTTTGGCTTCTCTATAATGTTCCACCTGTCATCTGTGGTTTTCGTACAAACTTGTGCTCTATAACTGCTCTAGCGTTGTTAGCTGGTCTTATTGAGAGTGACTAACCGTTTGGAAAttagtaaagatattttaaccaAAATAGGAAAAGTTACGtttcgttatttaaatgaatactataTGTATTCGAGTTCCAGAATGTTACATTATTTACCAAGTCTTTGAAAAGTTAAAATTGAATAACAGTAACTATTAAACGCGAATCGAATTTCCACTAATACTTTATCTAAGCCGTATCCCTTTTAAACTCCGCAGACCTACtgacctttatatattttatcaagtatTCGTTCGAAGTCGGAAAACTTTTGTACTGAAATATACGCTAGAGTTTAAAGCCAGCACGATGATACTCAGCCTTACGTAAAACACTCTGAAGCAGGGCTGGCACTTATAAAGATGTATAATAAAACTGTGACGTAGCTGCATCTAAGCATAGAATatcttttataagaatatatctttgttttttatgacatagcTGGCAAACAAGCAGATAGGCTAGGCAGCAGCTGGCTCACTTGATAGAAAATAAGTATGTACCACCTATGGAAATTTGCAATAGCGATGGGCTTGCAGATACGTTGCCGGGCTTTAAGGGATAAGCAAATTCTCttcttgaaggttcctaagTCGTATGGATTCATAAAagccgccggcgaaagctggttccatagAGTGGTTACGCGAGGAAGCAAAGGCCTTAAAAACGGG harbors:
- the LOC125069762 gene encoding tubulin beta-4B chain-like, whose translation is MREIINLQVGSCGNQIGGKFWEVISDEHGVDPSGCYHGDSDLQLERINVYYNEASGGKYVPRTVLIDLKPSTMDAVRSGPFGCLYRPDNFVYGQGGAANNWARGHYTEGVEILESVLDVVRREAEGCDCMQGFQVSHSLGGGTGSGLGTLLINRIREEYPDRIILSFSIFPSARVSDCVVEPYNTTLAVNQLVENTDHTFSLDNEALYDICFRTLKLTTPTYGDLNHLVCATMSGITTCLRFPGQLNADLRKLAVNMVPFPRLHFYTPGFAPLTSRGAQQYRALTVPELTLQMFDAKNMMVACDPRHGRYLTVATIFRGRMSMKEVDEQIMNIQNKNSTYFVEWIPNNCKIAVCDIPPRGLKMASTFIGNTTAIQVVFKRIAEQFVAMFRRKAFLHWYTGEGMDEMEFTEAESNMNDLISEYQQYQDATADDEGEFDEEAEGEEGLEE